In a single window of the Pyrococcus sp. NA2 genome:
- a CDS encoding nucleotidyltransferase, with protein MQTEAWALKIARAIRDYLKDSDYDIIVVSEAFKGKHFTERSSEVLRVLLSSGVIGDFEILCYTPEEFERKKKACGIVREALREGIIIA; from the coding sequence TTGCAGACGGAAGCTTGGGCTTTGAAAATTGCAAGGGCCATAAGAGACTACCTTAAAGATAGTGACTACGATATTATTGTTGTTTCTGAGGCTTTTAAAGGAAAACACTTTACTGAGAGGTCTAGTGAGGTTCTAAGGGTCTTGTTGAGCTCAGGTGTTATAGGGGATTTTGAAATCTTGTGCTACACTCCAGAAGAATTTGAGAGAAAGAAAAAAGCTTGTGGAATAGTTAGAGAAGCGTTAAGAGAAGGAATTATCATCGCTTAG
- a CDS encoding HEPN domain-containing protein — MREEARLLWEQALEDLKTAEILIRVKRYYASVFFSQQAAEKALKALYIEVKREFPPKTHSLLRLSNELEIKDEDIIDAVLDLNPEYIVTRCPNAANEVPAKIYNERMAIEHLEKAKRVIEFCRRKLGL, encoded by the coding sequence ATGAGGGAAGAAGCAAGACTACTCTGGGAACAGGCACTAGAGGATCTAAAGACCGCTGAAATATTAATTAGAGTCAAGAGATACTATGCAAGTGTATTCTTTTCCCAGCAAGCTGCTGAGAAAGCCCTAAAAGCTTTGTATATTGAGGTTAAGAGGGAGTTTCCTCCGAAAACGCACAGCTTATTAAGACTATCGAATGAACTTGAAATTAAGGACGAAGATATTATTGATGCTGTTCTCGACTTGAATCCCGAGTACATAGTTACCAGATGCCCTAATGCTGCAAATGAGGTTCCGGCAAAGATTTACAATGAGAGAATGGCCATTGAACATCTTGAGAAAGCCAAAAGGGTGATCGAATTTTGCAGACGGAAGCTTGGGCTTTGA